One window of Phycisphaeraceae bacterium genomic DNA carries:
- a CDS encoding thioredoxin family protein gives MRTHTQSVVASVLSVPCVALCQVAESSDAPVSLEHATVVRLSVAPESERLMWSPKGATVELTTSADGTMRGQFKLGPKGSAPILVSLSKSRKSGHIDRLAIDFDRDGDLNDETVLTCEPKEQRGKIWSSFSAELPVPVSDPWGSDTSIPYRINLWYVFDPLEPDAPPQLRWSRRSFFTGTCMLDGVETFVMVCERDMDGVIDRDDAWALAPMDEKTLALGNSSRAIDDHAWLNTMAYNIAAVDASGLLAVIVPYDSLLTREQEEHQRDALAGDRAATRSGETVNFLHDFAQAQSIAREQKKLLFVDFETDWCGPCKQMDALVYTADNVVAAAKNVVAVKVDGDISRDLVKQFDIRGYPTMLLLDQHGKEMGRHVGYMGVTDTSAFLARAQQPVESN, from the coding sequence ATGAGAACCCACACCCAGTCAGTTGTTGCTTCCGTTCTGTCAGTTCCCTGTGTAGCGTTATGCCAGGTTGCAGAGAGCAGTGATGCTCCTGTCTCGCTGGAACACGCCACCGTGGTTCGGCTGTCTGTTGCGCCAGAATCTGAGCGTCTGATGTGGTCTCCAAAGGGCGCAACGGTAGAACTCACGACCAGTGCTGACGGAACAATGCGAGGTCAGTTCAAACTTGGACCAAAGGGCTCGGCTCCGATTCTGGTCTCGCTTTCAAAGTCACGAAAGAGTGGGCATATTGACCGGCTTGCGATTGACTTTGATCGTGATGGAGATCTGAATGACGAAACCGTTCTCACCTGCGAACCAAAGGAGCAACGCGGAAAGATCTGGTCGAGTTTTTCTGCTGAACTGCCGGTGCCGGTCAGTGACCCGTGGGGTAGTGACACATCGATACCTTACAGAATAAATCTGTGGTACGTCTTTGATCCGCTTGAGCCTGACGCCCCCCCACAACTCCGCTGGAGTCGTCGTAGTTTCTTCACTGGAACATGCATGCTCGATGGGGTTGAGACATTTGTTATGGTGTGCGAGCGCGACATGGATGGCGTGATTGACCGGGACGACGCATGGGCCCTCGCCCCGATGGATGAAAAGACGTTGGCACTCGGCAACTCTTCGCGAGCAATTGACGATCATGCGTGGCTCAATACCATGGCGTACAACATTGCTGCGGTTGACGCATCGGGTTTGCTTGCAGTGATTGTCCCCTACGATTCACTTCTCACTCGCGAGCAGGAGGAACATCAACGCGATGCACTTGCTGGCGATCGTGCAGCAACGCGATCGGGTGAGACGGTCAACTTCCTGCACGACTTTGCACAGGCTCAATCGATTGCTCGCGAGCAGAAGAAACTGCTGTTTGTTGACTTTGAAACAGACTGGTGTGGTCCGTGCAAACAGATGGATGCGCTTGTGTACACCGCTGATAATGTGGTCGCTGCTGCTAAGAACGTCGTTGCAGTCAAAGTGGATGGCGATATCTCACGAGATCTTGTGAAGCAGTTTGATATTCGCGGCTACCCAACAATGCTTCTGCTTGATCAACATGGCAAAGAAATGGGCCGCCATGTTGGATATATGGGTGTCACAGACACATCTGCGTTCCTTGCTCGGGCGCAACAGCCTGTCGAGTCCAACTGA
- a CDS encoding PD40 domain-containing protein: MKSRAVVVCAVAGIAASVSTAQSTKFLRYPSPANDGRIAFSYHGDIWIVDADGANPQRLTAHVARDENPRFSPDGKHIAFDSDRMGNDDLYVMPVTGGEPKQITFDSTGDRLVNWMPDGKGLLFATSRGNSLWGAPLYVAPLDGTIPTPLKMDKGSSGMVSQDGSMVAFNRNGFRYWRKGYRGNWNTDIYVMPTLGGEIKQLTDLDMKDFRNHTQDAHPMWGSDGMIYFMSEKDGLFNLWRMKADGSKQEQVTFHDGDGIQYPSISPDGSIITYESEFEIYRYDVATRKTARVPIELSFDPKDTLMTVTSTNGNPDGLSPNHDGSQVVVGHHGELYLVPSDPQVGEKTRITDSVWRDRYQQFSPDGTMIAFVSDQSREEEIWIYNVESRESRQLTHQESLKSEITWSPDSKKIVWESDLRLYMIDVASGEMSQLAYNPEGGFDIGAFSNDGKYLVYNREDPALNDDVYIFDIENRTETNVTDHIFSDRAGFLTPDHSHVVFSSNRSGTWELYAVSLTKMTEDPNDPMVKARKDEKKPSRGDEKKDDDKKDADKSDDGEKKDEEKAETKPLEVDLEGIDKRAQRISSGSGNIFNFFPSRDGKLVYFTRGSELLSVKIDGSDQKSLGDGGFGGLSMSGDGKKFFFERSGGLYSMSASGGRPSKIDFSLRVIIDQRAEWEQVFEECWRVMKYRFYDKNMHGVDWAAVREKYRPMLANVGENQDLYDLANEMIGELNASHTGVSGPQSHNMERLYSTQHLGFDIVPDNGVYRISYIYPDGPADHEWIELNVGDVVQSINGTNIADRDNYEKLLLDPLNEYVSVRVATPESADDGTEMMTNDRVIRINTVGSLSGIMYNAWVDSRRKLVDEWSNGKIGYVHIQAMNGPSLAKFQTEIDQFWNKNGMIIDIRYNGGGNIDQQLIDILERQPYEYWNSRLGGRAAGRRPRQAIAGPKVMLINGRSASDSEVTPQGFRDLKLGTIVGNPTMGAVIATGSYGLLNGGSIRTPGALVTTYDPTNEHNYGINLENFGVAPDVWVENSPQDELDGYDRELHVAVQTALEQLAKGTWQYGEDK, encoded by the coding sequence ATGAAGAGTCGTGCTGTCGTTGTCTGTGCGGTTGCTGGTATTGCTGCATCTGTCAGCACTGCCCAGTCGACAAAGTTCCTTCGCTACCCGTCACCTGCAAATGATGGCAGGATCGCGTTCTCGTACCACGGCGATATCTGGATCGTTGATGCTGACGGGGCAAACCCGCAACGTCTGACCGCGCATGTCGCTCGCGATGAGAATCCAAGGTTCAGTCCCGATGGAAAGCACATCGCCTTCGACTCCGATCGCATGGGCAACGACGATCTGTATGTCATGCCCGTGACCGGTGGCGAGCCAAAGCAGATCACGTTTGACTCGACCGGCGATCGTCTTGTGAACTGGATGCCCGATGGCAAGGGGCTTCTCTTTGCAACATCGCGCGGGAACAGTCTGTGGGGCGCGCCGCTGTATGTTGCGCCGCTTGATGGCACGATCCCGACGCCGCTGAAGATGGACAAGGGGTCGTCCGGTATGGTCAGTCAGGACGGCTCAATGGTTGCATTCAATCGCAACGGGTTCCGGTACTGGCGAAAGGGATATCGCGGAAACTGGAACACGGACATCTACGTCATGCCGACGCTTGGCGGCGAGATCAAGCAGTTGACCGATCTCGATATGAAGGACTTCCGCAACCACACACAGGATGCGCATCCAATGTGGGGTTCCGACGGCATGATCTACTTTATGTCTGAAAAGGATGGACTCTTCAATCTCTGGCGCATGAAAGCGGATGGTTCGAAGCAGGAACAGGTCACTTTCCACGACGGCGATGGCATCCAGTATCCGTCAATCAGCCCGGACGGCTCGATCATCACTTACGAGAGTGAGTTCGAGATCTACCGCTACGACGTTGCAACTCGCAAGACAGCACGCGTGCCGATCGAGCTTTCGTTCGATCCCAAGGACACGCTGATGACTGTCACAAGCACGAACGGGAATCCGGACGGGTTATCACCAAACCACGACGGTAGTCAGGTTGTTGTAGGACACCACGGCGAGTTGTACCTCGTGCCGAGTGATCCACAGGTCGGCGAGAAGACACGCATCACCGATTCTGTGTGGCGCGATCGGTACCAGCAGTTTAGTCCTGATGGCACAATGATCGCATTCGTCTCCGATCAATCACGCGAGGAGGAGATCTGGATCTACAACGTCGAATCGCGTGAGTCGCGCCAGCTCACGCATCAGGAATCACTCAAGAGTGAGATCACATGGTCGCCCGATTCAAAGAAGATTGTGTGGGAGTCCGATCTGCGCCTGTACATGATCGATGTCGCGTCGGGTGAGATGTCCCAACTCGCGTACAACCCCGAGGGCGGATTCGATATCGGCGCGTTCTCAAACGATGGAAAGTATCTTGTCTACAACCGCGAGGATCCTGCACTCAACGATGATGTGTACATCTTCGACATCGAGAATCGTACCGAGACGAACGTAACCGATCACATCTTCTCGGATCGCGCAGGCTTTCTTACACCAGACCATTCCCATGTCGTGTTCTCATCGAACCGGAGTGGCACGTGGGAACTCTACGCGGTCTCGCTCACGAAGATGACCGAAGATCCAAACGATCCAATGGTCAAAGCACGCAAGGACGAAAAGAAGCCGTCGCGTGGCGATGAAAAGAAGGACGACGACAAGAAAGACGCAGACAAGTCAGACGATGGTGAAAAGAAGGACGAGGAGAAAGCGGAAACGAAGCCGCTTGAGGTCGATCTCGAAGGCATCGACAAGCGTGCGCAGCGTATCAGTTCTGGCAGTGGTAACATCTTCAACTTCTTCCCGAGCAGGGACGGCAAACTCGTGTACTTCACTCGCGGTAGCGAACTGCTCAGCGTGAAGATCGACGGCTCTGACCAGAAGAGTCTTGGTGACGGTGGATTCGGCGGACTGTCCATGTCTGGCGATGGCAAGAAGTTCTTCTTCGAGCGTTCCGGTGGGCTGTACTCCATGTCAGCTTCGGGTGGAAGACCGTCAAAGATTGACTTCAGTCTCCGCGTCATCATCGACCAGCGCGCCGAGTGGGAGCAGGTCTTTGAAGAATGCTGGCGTGTGATGAAGTACCGATTCTACGATAAGAACATGCACGGCGTTGATTGGGCAGCTGTTCGCGAGAAGTATCGTCCCATGCTGGCAAATGTTGGAGAAAATCAGGATCTCTACGATCTTGCAAACGAGATGATCGGCGAACTCAACGCGTCGCACACCGGCGTGTCTGGTCCGCAGTCGCACAACATGGAGCGCCTGTACTCCACCCAACATCTTGGGTTTGACATCGTTCCGGATAATGGGGTCTATCGCATCAGCTACATCTATCCCGATGGACCTGCGGATCATGAATGGATCGAGCTGAATGTTGGTGACGTTGTCCAGTCGATCAACGGCACAAACATTGCAGACAGAGACAACTACGAGAAGCTGCTGCTCGATCCGTTGAATGAGTATGTCTCCGTTCGTGTTGCAACGCCCGAGAGCGCGGACGACGGCACAGAGATGATGACAAACGATCGTGTGATCCGTATCAACACAGTTGGTTCGCTCTCAGGCATTATGTATAACGCGTGGGTTGATTCGCGCCGGAAGCTCGTCGATGAATGGTCAAACGGAAAGATTGGATATGTCCACATTCAGGCCATGAACGGTCCATCGCTTGCCAAGTTCCAGACCGAGATCGATCAGTTCTGGAACAAGAACGGCATGATCATCGACATCCGATACAACGGCGGCGGCAACATTGACCAGCAACTGATCGATATTCTTGAGCGCCAGCCGTACGAGTACTGGAACTCGCGCCTTGGTGGTCGCGCTGCAGGTCGTCGCCCGCGACAGGCAATTGCAGGCCCCAAGGTCATGCTCATCAATGGTCGCTCCGCGTCCGACTCCGAAGTCACGCCGCAGGGGTTCCGCGATCTCAAACTCGGTACCATCGTCGGCAACCCAACCATGGGTGCTGTGATTGCAACTGGCAGCTACGGGCTGCTCAACGGCGGTTCGATCCGTACGCCGGGTGCGCTTGTGACAACATATGATCCGACGAACGAGCACAACTACGGCATCAACCTTGAGAACTTCGGTGTTGCCCCGGATGTGTGGGTCGAGAACTCACCGCAGGACGAGCTTGACGGATACGACCGTGAACTGCATGTTGCTGTACAGACAGCACTTGAGCAGCTTGCGAAGGGCACGTGGCAGTACGGCGAAGACAAATAG
- a CDS encoding nicotinate-nicotinamide nucleotide adenylyltransferase, protein MVDADKANLNTLCISPVRVFPHMTGVVVFGGTFDPPHEAHLDLPLRACESLFGGNGMVLYVPAAVSPFKIGNADQTPSHHRVRMLELGIEQMIGEKARVAIWDDEIERAEDAQSSSPSYMVDTLRRLRIQIGDDVSVRLLLGADQAASFHRWREYEDIINIAEPAVMLREPVTSVNALIDAMRSSGAWLDEQLLVWQSRVVPLPIEPASSTDVRETIAMLWQQYPSLTIDILHEHVTTVPTEVLAYIIEHGLYRAAG, encoded by the coding sequence GTGGTTGACGCAGACAAAGCGAATCTGAATACGCTGTGTATTTCACCCGTGCGCGTATTTCCGCATATGACCGGTGTTGTCGTCTTCGGCGGCACCTTCGATCCGCCGCACGAGGCGCATCTTGATCTTCCCTTGCGTGCGTGCGAATCGCTCTTTGGTGGCAATGGCATGGTGCTGTATGTGCCGGCAGCGGTCTCGCCGTTTAAGATTGGGAATGCCGATCAGACACCATCGCATCATCGTGTGCGCATGCTCGAACTGGGCATAGAGCAGATGATCGGAGAGAAGGCTCGCGTTGCAATCTGGGACGATGAGATTGAGCGAGCGGAGGATGCTCAGTCATCGTCTCCCAGCTACATGGTTGATACGTTGCGCCGACTGCGCATCCAGATTGGCGATGACGTGTCTGTGCGGTTGCTTCTTGGCGCGGATCAGGCTGCCTCGTTCCACAGGTGGCGCGAGTACGAAGACATCATCAACATCGCAGAGCCAGCGGTCATGTTGCGTGAACCGGTGACGTCTGTCAATGCTTTGATTGATGCCATGCGCAGTTCGGGTGCATGGTTAGATGAGCAGCTTCTAGTGTGGCAATCTCGTGTTGTTCCGCTTCCGATTGAGCCGGCCAGTTCAACTGACGTGCGTGAGACCATAGCAATGCTGTGGCAGCAATATCCTTCACTGACAATCGATATTCTTCACGAGCACGTCACAACCGTGCCGACGGAGGTGTTGGCATACATCATCGAGCATGGTCTGTACAGGGCTGCAGGCTGA
- a CDS encoding HDOD domain-containing protein — MSEPKTRVLFVDDEEFLLDGLRRLLRPHRNEWDMVFVNSGEKALELMARNPFDVVVSDMRMPSMSGTELLQRVQQLYPSTVRLVLSGQADKDDILTNVGPIHQFMQKPCNLNVLVNAVNRTCELGRLFKDKQLKSMITELESLPSLPSLQAELLSKLNSENVSTKDIGDSIGRDLGMTTKILQMVNSSFFGLSRRVQTPAEAVLLLGLDTVRSLVIAMQVFSQIAGPPVRGFCERHLFEHSVEVATTAKLIAKCERMSEKEVENAYLAGLLHDVGKLVLATYKPKQYAEVVSLVQQGAMTEAEAERQLIGATHGEIGGYLLCLWAFSDSIVDAVIFHHVPLHHEANTFSELTAVHVANALVNSGKPRDDTAIDGVDMAYLSRLGLSNRLAMWNAIPRIAA; from the coding sequence ATGAGCGAGCCAAAGACGCGAGTACTCTTTGTTGATGATGAAGAGTTCCTGCTTGATGGGTTGCGCCGATTGCTGCGGCCACATCGCAACGAGTGGGATATGGTCTTCGTAAACTCAGGCGAAAAAGCTCTTGAGTTGATGGCAAGGAATCCGTTTGATGTTGTTGTATCAGATATGCGGATGCCAAGCATGTCCGGCACAGAACTGCTGCAAAGAGTTCAGCAGTTGTACCCCAGCACGGTTCGATTGGTACTCTCAGGACAAGCCGACAAGGACGATATTCTGACTAATGTTGGACCGATTCATCAGTTTATGCAGAAACCCTGCAACCTGAATGTACTTGTCAATGCTGTTAACAGAACATGCGAGTTGGGGCGGTTATTCAAAGACAAGCAGCTCAAATCCATGATCACAGAGCTTGAATCACTCCCCAGTCTGCCTTCGCTTCAGGCAGAACTGCTGTCAAAGCTGAACTCTGAGAACGTATCAACCAAGGACATTGGCGATTCGATCGGTCGCGATCTTGGCATGACCACAAAGATCCTTCAGATGGTGAACTCGTCGTTCTTCGGTTTATCACGTCGTGTGCAAACACCGGCAGAAGCGGTGCTGTTGCTTGGTCTTGATACTGTACGCTCGCTTGTGATTGCAATGCAGGTCTTCTCTCAGATTGCGGGTCCTCCTGTGCGTGGTTTTTGCGAACGGCATTTGTTCGAGCACAGCGTAGAAGTTGCAACAACAGCAAAGCTGATTGCAAAGTGTGAGCGAATGTCGGAGAAAGAAGTCGAGAATGCGTATCTTGCAGGGCTCCTTCACGATGTTGGCAAACTCGTGCTTGCAACGTATAAGCCGAAGCAGTATGCCGAAGTCGTTTCCCTTGTACAGCAAGGTGCGATGACAGAAGCCGAAGCCGAGCGCCAACTCATTGGTGCCACGCATGGCGAAATTGGCGGGTATCTTCTTTGCCTCTGGGCATTTTCGGACTCGATAGTGGACGCTGTCATCTTCCATCATGTGCCGTTACACCATGAAGCAAATACCTTCTCGGAACTGACTGCGGTGCATGTTGCGAATGCACTCGTGAACTCTGGAAAGCCACGTGACGATACAGCAATCGATGGCGTGGACATGGCGTATCTGTCTCGTCTGGGATTATCAAATCGGCTGGCCATGTGGAATGCCATCCCGAGAATCGCTGCGTGA
- a CDS encoding flotillin family protein, with product MNAASLAQLSPGEKTGVFVLIASVVGVLLLFVVVFFLASRYRRCPSNRILVIWGTKGRKATQCFHGGGQFVWPIIQDYAFLSLEPLVIDIPLSGALSLNNIRVDVPATFTVGISTSPVHMNNAAERLLGLAAGSIREQAQDIILGQLRLVIATLTIEEINKDREKFMNLINENVTQEINKLGLELINVNIRDISDDSGYIIAIGRRAAAEAINQAKVDVAEQEREGSIGEAKAVRERNVRVAEEKALSDQGQKEAERKKRVAVAALEAAAITGEVESKRNLEIATAEREAETIAARKNAEQEQRIRVAQAEALAVDGENTSNAEIASSNAKLAEIRAEATRRSDVARAESQRAIMVAERELELATLAKTQLAPQEIEKQRMEIAAEAVAERARREARGEADAILAKYQAEAEGIRKVLEAKAEGYHKLVEACASNPAIAPTLLLIEKLPELVAEQVKAVQNLKIDKITVWDSGRGSTVEGKGGTRGTTADFLSGMIGSLPPVHELAKQAGIELPGALGKVKDDIIDQESEEQA from the coding sequence ATGAATGCAGCGTCACTCGCACAACTCAGCCCGGGTGAGAAAACCGGCGTGTTCGTGCTGATTGCCTCTGTTGTGGGTGTCCTGCTGCTGTTTGTGGTTGTGTTCTTCCTTGCAAGCAGGTACCGCAGATGCCCATCGAACCGGATCCTCGTTATCTGGGGTACGAAGGGGCGCAAGGCAACGCAGTGTTTTCATGGCGGTGGTCAGTTTGTGTGGCCGATTATCCAGGACTACGCCTTCCTAAGTCTTGAACCTCTCGTGATCGACATCCCACTCTCTGGTGCGTTGTCACTCAACAACATCCGTGTTGATGTTCCGGCAACATTCACTGTCGGCATATCGACAAGCCCTGTTCATATGAACAATGCGGCCGAGCGATTGCTCGGGCTTGCTGCTGGCTCCATTCGTGAGCAGGCACAGGACATCATCCTGGGGCAGTTGCGCCTTGTGATCGCGACCCTGACGATCGAGGAAATCAACAAAGACCGCGAAAAGTTCATGAACCTGATCAACGAGAACGTGACGCAGGAGATCAACAAACTCGGTCTCGAACTCATCAACGTGAATATTCGTGATATCAGCGATGATTCCGGCTACATCATCGCAATCGGACGCCGTGCAGCTGCTGAAGCGATCAACCAGGCAAAGGTCGATGTTGCTGAGCAGGAACGCGAGGGATCTATTGGCGAGGCCAAGGCAGTTCGTGAGCGGAACGTGCGTGTTGCCGAGGAGAAGGCGCTCTCGGATCAGGGACAGAAGGAAGCTGAGCGTAAGAAGCGCGTAGCGGTCGCGGCACTCGAAGCTGCAGCCATTACCGGCGAGGTTGAGTCGAAACGAAATCTCGAAATCGCAACAGCTGAACGCGAAGCCGAGACCATTGCCGCACGAAAAAATGCTGAGCAGGAGCAGCGCATTCGTGTTGCGCAAGCTGAAGCGCTCGCGGTTGACGGGGAGAACACATCAAACGCCGAGATTGCATCGAGTAATGCAAAGCTCGCTGAGATCCGTGCAGAAGCGACTCGTCGGTCAGATGTTGCGAGAGCTGAATCGCAGCGGGCCATCATGGTTGCCGAACGCGAACTCGAACTCGCGACACTCGCCAAGACACAGCTCGCGCCGCAGGAAATTGAAAAGCAGCGAATGGAGATCGCGGCAGAAGCAGTCGCAGAACGCGCCCGTCGTGAGGCACGCGGTGAAGCCGACGCAATTCTTGCGAAGTATCAGGCAGAGGCCGAGGGTATCCGGAAGGTGCTCGAAGCAAAGGCCGAGGGGTATCATAAGCTCGTTGAGGCATGCGCTTCGAATCCAGCCATCGCACCAACGCTGCTGCTGATCGAAAAGCTGCCAGAGCTTGTTGCAGAGCAGGTCAAGGCAGTGCAGAATCTGAAGATCGACAAAATCACAGTGTGGGATTCGGGTCGAGGCAGCACAGTTGAAGGCAAGGGTGGGACGCGAGGCACCACAGCGGATTTTCTTTCCGGCATGATTGGATCGCTCCCACCGGTGCATGAACTCGCAAAGCAGGCAGGCATTGAACTACCGGGGGCGCTTGGCAAGGTGAAAGACGACATTATTGATCAGGAATCAGAAGAGCAAGCATAA
- a CDS encoding response regulator — MPSSILYVDDEQNILDACRRSLGRKYNITTALGPIEGLNLIKSKGPFAVILSDMRMPEMNGVEFICAARKLSPDTVCMMLTGNADQQTATDAINEGHVFRFMTKPCPSDMLANAFDAAIKQYRLITAEKELLQRTLTGSIRALMEALEMVSPRAFSRANRIKPLVQLMCNELKLENQWQYTLAAMMSQIGCITLPPELIEKIHAGKHITDAERAMFNAHPSHGQKLLEHIPRLERCAQMIGSQFKPFGHSAMPDPQSQHGPSEIGAQMLKIAIDYDARVQSGMAKEEALATMQALSGEYNPHLLAVLEVSEISNDDPHAHCEPRPMTVNDLLPDMIAAEDIFSESGVLLVSKGSTITKALKERLRNYSRSVGVKEPFNVLVPFEEQREAA, encoded by the coding sequence ATGCCGAGTTCTATCCTGTATGTCGATGACGAGCAAAACATACTTGATGCATGCAGACGTTCGTTGGGACGAAAGTACAATATCACAACAGCTCTTGGACCCATCGAGGGTTTGAATCTCATCAAGAGCAAGGGTCCATTCGCGGTCATCCTCTCTGACATGCGGATGCCGGAGATGAACGGTGTTGAGTTTATTTGTGCTGCGCGCAAGCTGTCTCCAGACACGGTGTGCATGATGCTGACAGGGAATGCCGATCAGCAGACCGCCACAGACGCGATCAACGAGGGACATGTATTCCGTTTCATGACAAAGCCGTGCCCCAGCGACATGCTGGCAAACGCGTTTGACGCGGCAATCAAGCAGTACAGACTGATCACCGCTGAAAAAGAGTTGCTCCAGCGCACGCTCACTGGCAGCATTCGTGCTCTTATGGAAGCGCTTGAGATGGTCAGCCCACGCGCATTTTCCCGCGCAAACAGAATCAAGCCACTTGTACAGCTCATGTGCAACGAGCTTAAACTGGAGAACCAGTGGCAGTACACACTCGCTGCCATGATGTCACAGATCGGATGCATCACACTTCCACCAGAACTTATCGAAAAGATTCATGCAGGCAAACACATCACGGATGCCGAGCGAGCAATGTTCAATGCGCATCCGTCGCACGGACAGAAGTTGCTCGAACACATCCCACGACTTGAACGGTGTGCCCAAATGATCGGGAGTCAGTTCAAGCCGTTCGGCCACAGCGCAATGCCCGATCCGCAATCCCAGCACGGGCCGAGTGAGATCGGCGCACAGATGCTGAAGATTGCCATTGACTACGATGCTCGGGTGCAATCAGGTATGGCAAAGGAAGAGGCACTCGCGACAATGCAAGCACTGTCTGGTGAGTACAACCCACACCTGCTTGCTGTACTTGAAGTATCCGAGATATCGAATGATGATCCGCACGCACATTGTGAACCTCGCCCGATGACTGTCAATGATCTGCTGCCGGATATGATCGCTGCCGAAGATATCTTCTCAGAGTCCGGCGTGCTGCTGGTCTCAAAGGGATCAACAATAACAAAGGCGCTCAAGGAACGCCTTCGTAACTACTCAAGAAGTGTCGGTGTCAAAGAGCCATTCAACGTGCTAGTGCCATTCGAAGAACAGCGTGAAGCTGCATAA
- a CDS encoding 6-carboxytetrahydropterin synthase, producing MHALCRTIRFAINASPRNPSAFHNGYGGFPPVMGFGSVHELDITCEGELGRDTGYLIDIKAIDRAARSTVVPALTRVRIEHPTHDPAALLAACASQLADALPVSLQKICWRLSPYFSLEYAMNDPGIVLMRQAFEFCAGHRLHNESLSPEENRRLFGKCNNMSGHGHNYKLEPEIVVNLSMPEERRLSMPILEEIVEKHVLARFDHRNLNTDTEEFADGKGLNPTVEHIAMVCYQLLVEPVKAGGATLQRVTVWESDRTSGIYPA from the coding sequence ATGCACGCACTCTGCCGGACGATCAGGTTTGCAATCAATGCCTCGCCGAGGAACCCATCCGCATTCCATAATGGGTATGGTGGATTTCCGCCTGTCATGGGGTTTGGAAGTGTCCATGAACTGGACATCACTTGCGAAGGTGAACTTGGCAGAGACACCGGTTACCTCATTGATATCAAGGCGATTGATCGTGCAGCTCGGTCTACGGTCGTGCCTGCTCTGACACGAGTCCGCATAGAGCACCCCACACATGATCCAGCAGCCCTGCTTGCAGCATGTGCGAGCCAACTGGCAGATGCACTGCCTGTCTCATTGCAGAAGATCTGCTGGAGACTTTCACCGTATTTCAGTCTGGAGTATGCAATGAATGACCCTGGAATTGTGTTGATGCGACAGGCATTCGAGTTCTGTGCTGGCCATCGATTGCACAACGAATCCCTGTCCCCCGAAGAGAACCGGCGCCTCTTTGGCAAGTGCAATAACATGTCAGGACACGGTCACAACTACAAACTCGAGCCGGAGATTGTTGTGAATCTCTCGATGCCAGAGGAACGCAGGTTGTCGATGCCGATCCTCGAAGAGATCGTCGAAAAGCACGTGCTGGCCCGATTCGATCATCGAAACCTCAACACGGACACCGAAGAGTTTGCCGACGGCAAGGGCCTCAACCCGACTGTTGAGCACATCGCGATGGTGTGCTATCAGCTTCTTGTCGAACCTGTCAAAGCAGGCGGCGCAACACTCCAGCGTGTGACGGTGTGGGAGTCCGACCGAACGAGCGGCATCTACCCAGCGTGA
- a CDS encoding glutathione peroxidase, whose translation MTDSSAAVLPNIHQFTMTRIDGHEQPLSEYKGKVVLVVNTASECGLTPQYEGLQALYEQYHDQGFEILGFPANNFGGQEPGTDAEIAEFCTANYSVTFPMFSKIEVIGDQQHPLYAELSRIEGGEPSWNFTKYLIGKDGSVLVRFDPRTPPNDSELTSALVRAVEK comes from the coding sequence ATGACCGATTCTTCAGCAGCGGTGCTTCCCAACATCCACCAGTTCACAATGACTCGAATTGATGGGCATGAACAACCGCTCTCTGAGTACAAAGGGAAGGTGGTGTTGGTAGTCAATACGGCGAGCGAGTGCGGGCTGACACCTCAATACGAGGGATTACAGGCGTTGTATGAGCAGTACCATGATCAGGGGTTCGAGATCCTTGGATTCCCAGCAAACAACTTTGGTGGCCAGGAGCCGGGCACAGATGCCGAGATTGCAGAGTTTTGCACAGCAAACTACTCGGTGACATTCCCGATGTTCTCAAAGATTGAGGTTATCGGAGATCAGCAACACCCTCTCTATGCCGAACTTTCACGAATTGAAGGCGGTGAACCATCGTGGAACTTCACAAAGTATCTGATTGGGAAGGACGGCTCTGTGCTCGTCAGATTTGATCCGAGAACACCCCCAAACGACAGCGAATTAACGAGCGCTCTTGTTCGTGCTGTGGAAAAATAG